Proteins encoded together in one Impatiens glandulifera chromosome 1, dImpGla2.1, whole genome shotgun sequence window:
- the LOC124932677 gene encoding mitogen-activated protein kinase kinase kinase 20-like: MSLWERLEKLGEGSYGIVYLARPLEGHCLYPSIQLMAVKSAENKDSSLLHERDILSKFKGCPHIISLLGYDFTVEGTKVFTNIFLEYASGGTLHHRIQSSKTAECKGIPEIEAKEYTLSILKGLRYIHESGYVHCDIKPENILMVDEKAKIGDFGFTMQPLYLPGMIIGTPHYMPPESLNDGEYDTSTDIWALGCSLFEMITSIPQWKCQNMNQKLIKLIKRSKMSKDAFDFWKMCTIKDPKKRWSVNMLLQHPFIVGRSHDPPPAQNST; encoded by the coding sequence ATGTCTTTGTGGGAGAGACTCGAGAAATTAGGGGAAGGCAGCTATGGAATTGTCTATCTAGCTCGTCCATTGGAAGGACATTGTCTCTATCCGTCTATTCAATTAATGGCAGTTAAATCTGCAGAGAACAAAGATTCATCTCTCCTACACGAAAGGGATATTCTCTCAAAATTTAAAGGATGCCCtcatataattagtttattggGCTATGATTTCACCGTTGAAGGCACCAAAGTTTTTACTAATATCTTCTTGGAGTACGCCTCGGGCGGCACTTTGCACCACCGCATTCAATCATCAAAGACCGCCGAATGCAAAGGAATCCCCGAAATTGAAGCAAAGGAATATACACTTTCCATTTTAAAGGGTCTGCGCTATATTCATGAGAGTGGATACGTCCACTGTGATATAAAACCCGAAAACATATTAATGGTCGACGAGAAGGCCAAAATAGGAGACTTTGGTTTTACTATGCAGCCCCTCTATCTTCCAGGGATGATTATAGGGACACCACACTATATGCCTCCAGAATCATTAAATGATGGAGAATATGATACTTCTACCGATATCTGGGCATTGGGATGCTCATTGTTTGAGATGATCACATCAATTCCGCAATGGAAATGCCAAAATATGAACCAAAAacttattaaactaataaagcGGAGTAAAATGTCCAAAGATGCTTTCGATTTTTGGAAGATGTGCACAATTAAAGATCCTAAGAAAAGGTGGAGCGTCAATATGCTTCTACAACATCCGTTCATCGTCGGTAGGAGCCACGATCCTCCTCCCGCCCAAAATAGCACATAG
- the LOC124932687 gene encoding mitogen-activated protein kinase kinase kinase 20-like, translated as MAAESEEVSSHEGPSAGGNKLLRSMRSMLSSMQKTMCQSMISREEERANFSNIFKILIELDKTLKMNTYETHVSNGCMKRNDNERQAFAKNIARKFQAKEDALGNAESAHPRPTQGESSRRNDGVSIGTRSWWAPNSDDNPRPTKRGGCRSGSERGGRSGGGRSRLSNVDQGIIMSLWERLEKLGEGSYGVVYLGRPLEGHYLYPSIQLMAVKSAENKDSSLLHERDILSKFKGCPHIISLLGYDFTVEGTKVFTNIFLEYASGGTLHHRIQSSKTAECKGIPEIEAKEYTLSILKGLRYIHESGYVHCDIKPENILIVDEKAKIGDFGFTMQPLYLPGMIIGTPHYMPPESLNDGEYDTPTDIWALGCSLFEMITSIPQWKCQNMNQKLIKLIKRSKMSKDAFDFWKMCTIKDPKKRWSVNMLLQHPFIVGRSHDPPPAQNST; from the exons atggctgcagaatctgaagaagtgtctTCTCACGAAGGTCCATCCGCTGGAGGAAATAAattgttaagatctatgaggtctatgctttCCTCAATGCAGAAGACTATGTGTCAGTCAATGATCTCCAGGGAAGAGGAAAGAGCGAATTTCAGCAACATTTTCAAGATCCTAATTGAGCTGGATAAGACCCTGAAGATGAATACTTATGAGACCCATGTCTCGAAT GGTTGCATGAAGAGAAATGACAATGAACGACAAGCTTTTGCTAAGAACATTGCCAGGAAGTTTCAAGCTAAGGAAGATGCTTTAGGCAATGCTGAAAGTGCTCATCCTCGACCAactcaaggtgagtcaagcaggaggaatgatggtgtgtcaattGGGACCAGATCATGGTGGGCCCCAAATTCTGATGACAATCccaggccaaccaagagaggtggttGTCGAAGTGGTTCTGAGCGTGGTGGTAGAAGTGGTGGCGGTCGGAGTAGGCTgtccaatgttgatcaag GAATAATAATGTCTTTGTGGGAGAGACTCGAGAAATTGGGGGAAGGCAGCTATGGAGTTGTCTATCTAGGTCGTCCATTGGAAGGACATTATCTCTATCCATCTATTCAATTAATGGCAGTTAAATCTGCAGAGAATAAAGATTCATCTCTCCTACACGAAAGGGATATTCTCTCAAAATTTAAAGGATGCCCtcatataattagtttattggGCTATGATTTCACCGTTGAAGGCACCAAAGTTTTTACTAATATATTCTTGGAGTACGCGTCGGGCGGCACTTTACACCACCGCATTCAATCATCAAAGACCGCCGAATGCAAAGGAATCCCCGAAATTGAAGCAAAGGAATATACACTTTCCATTTTAAAGGGTCTGCGTTATATTCATGAGAGTGGATACGTCCATTGTGATATAAAACCCGAAAACATATTAATTGTCGACGAGAAGGCCAAAATAGGAGACTTTGGTTTTACTATGCAGCCCCTCTATCTTCCAGGGATGATTATAGGAACACCACATTATATGCCTCCAGAATCATTAAATGATGGAGAATATGATACTCCTACCGATATTTGGGCATTGGGATGCTCATTGTTTGAGATGATCACATCAATTCCGCAATGGAAATGCCAAAATATGAACCAAAAacttattaaactaataaagcGGAGTAAAATGTCCAAAGATGCTTTCGATTTTTGGAAGATGTGCACAATTAAAGATCCTAAGAAAAGGTGGAGCGTCAATATGCTTCTACAACATCCGTTCATCGTCGGTAGGAGCCACGATCCTCCTCCTGCCCAAAATAGCACATAG